Proteins encoded by one window of Streptomyces sp. NBC_01571:
- a CDS encoding uracil-DNA glycosylase, translated as MTDTAMLPESWRGVLGDELQQPYFKELTEFVEEERARGPVYPPREEVFAALDATPYERVKVLVLGQDPYHGEGQGHGLCFSVRPGVRTPPSLRNIYKEMKEELGTPIPDNGYLMPWAEQGVLLLNAVLTVRSGEANSHKGKGWERFTDAVIRAVADRPDPAVFVLWGNYAQKKLPLIDEDRHIVVKGAHPSPLSAKKFFGSRPFTQINEAVAQQGHEPIDWRIPDLG; from the coding sequence GTGACCGACACCGCCATGCTGCCCGAGTCCTGGCGCGGCGTCCTGGGCGACGAACTGCAGCAGCCCTACTTCAAGGAACTCACCGAGTTCGTCGAGGAGGAGCGAGCCAGGGGTCCCGTCTACCCTCCGCGCGAGGAGGTCTTCGCCGCGCTCGACGCGACCCCGTACGAGCGGGTGAAGGTGCTGGTCCTCGGCCAGGACCCGTACCACGGCGAGGGCCAGGGACACGGCCTGTGCTTCTCGGTGCGCCCCGGAGTGCGGACCCCGCCCTCCCTGCGGAACATCTACAAGGAGATGAAGGAGGAGCTCGGCACCCCGATCCCGGACAACGGCTATCTGATGCCGTGGGCCGAGCAGGGCGTCCTGCTGCTCAACGCGGTGCTGACCGTGCGCTCCGGTGAGGCCAACTCCCACAAGGGCAAGGGCTGGGAGAGGTTCACGGACGCGGTGATCCGCGCTGTGGCCGACCGGCCCGACCCGGCGGTCTTCGTGCTGTGGGGGAACTACGCCCAGAAGAAGCTCCCCCTCATCGACGAGGACCGGCACATCGTGGTGAAGGGCGCGCACCCCTCGCCGCTCTCCGCCAAGAAGTTCTTCGGCTCCCGGCCGTTCACACAGATCAACGAGGCCGTGGCCCAGCAGGGCCACGAGCCGATCGACTGGCGGATCCCGGACCTCGGCTGA